One Sporomusaceae bacterium ACPt DNA window includes the following coding sequences:
- the cwlC gene encoding Sporulation-specific N-acetylmuramoyl-L-alanine amidase has translation MPKICIDPGHAGRNTDPGAVNPATGLQEADVTLIISRLVQKYLTAAGCEVMLTRTDWEQAETDNLSYRTELANSWGADVFVSLHCNSASNPSAAGFEVWTSPGQTQGDRLATCIYNQIAGEFPDRYGRVDYSDGDPDKESRFYVLTQTDAPACLVEMAFVSNAEEAALLANPTWQDRMARAIARGVTDYFAGDTI, from the coding sequence ATGCCTAAAATTTGCATTGACCCCGGCCATGCTGGCCGTAACACTGATCCCGGCGCAGTCAATCCAGCAACCGGATTGCAGGAGGCCGACGTAACACTGATCATTTCCCGGCTGGTGCAAAAATATCTAACTGCAGCTGGCTGTGAAGTCATGCTGACTCGCACCGACTGGGAGCAGGCAGAAACTGACAATTTGAGCTATAGGACAGAGCTGGCAAATTCCTGGGGCGCTGACGTGTTTGTATCTCTGCATTGCAACAGCGCAAGCAATCCTTCTGCTGCCGGATTTGAAGTCTGGACTTCACCTGGACAAACCCAAGGGGACAGGTTGGCTACATGTATTTATAATCAGATTGCTGGCGAATTCCCGGACCGATATGGTCGCGTTGACTATTCTGACGGCGACCCGGACAAAGAATCCCGTTTCTACGTGTTGACACAAACCGACGCTCCGGCATGCCTCGTCGAAATGGCGTTCGTCTCAAATGCCGAGGAGGCCGCGCTGCTGGCCAATCCGACGTGGCAGGACCGCATGGCCCGGGCGATTGCCAGGGGTGTGACAGACTACTTCGCAGGTGATACCATATGA